The sequence below is a genomic window from Oreochromis niloticus isolate F11D_XX linkage group LG3, O_niloticus_UMD_NMBU, whole genome shotgun sequence.
CACATAATTATCATGGTTAATTGCTATTAAATATGCTAATGAAAAAATACgccaatttttattaaaatttccATTGTAATAATTACGGAGAAAACATCCACCTCTTGAATTATATACAAGATAACGGCTCTCTGGAGGTCCATCAAAGATGGGGCGATTTCGCAGACTGCCCATAAGAAGTGTGAGGAATTCACGCCTCGGGCCACCTGTATCCAAACCTTCTTCAAAGCtgccagcatcatcattaaaCTTGATGAACATGTCGTAGTTGTCAGAGTATGTGCTGCGTCGAAATCCTCTAACAGCTCCATCCCATACAGCTGACCTTGATATATTGAACCTGCTGACCTTCTTGTGGTCAAGTTCCAGTGCCAAATTTGCAATAATTCCATGTGCCTGCAAATTGGTGTctctaaaaaaagggaaacttttttttttaaaggtatatATACTTCTCTCATGATTGCATGATGTCTTGTACAGAACAAGATGGCGGTTAATTGGattcaaatgtttaaattacTAACACAGGTTCTTCTGGGGGCTCAGCAAACAGTGAATCGTTATCTAATTGCAAAGTAAAGGCGGTGGAGATTGTCTGCTGCACTGTTTTActaataaaatagttttttaccTGTTGTACTTCATTAGCAAGCACAAGATCCCCAGCACCCTTCCTTagagaacaaagaaaagcatttttgttgtgtactgtgaaaatattaATTGACACTTTGAAATATTTAAGCATCTTGATTAACTAACAAACAAGCAATACAAGTATTATGTAGTCCATGTTCCAAAAACCATATACAGAATGAATGACAAAAGTGTATATCTCATTAATACAAAGTGTAggcaaaaaacagtaaaagattacATGTTCTTCAAATATCACTCACTCATATTCTGCCGCTTTCTGTAAAGGACTGCTTTCATGTTGAAGTTCCAAtggctgaaacaaacaaacacacgcacgcgagcatgcacacacacacacaaaatgtattTCACATATAACTATTAACTGTTTTACTGAACTGAGgcaaatggtggtggctaaacaacaagaaaactctataaaaaattttaaattgtacttACCAGTGTATCAGCAAGATCAAACTCAGAGGGCCTTTTAATAACAATCTCTGGGTCAGAGTCAGACAAGTCTGAGTTTTCTCCAActacaaaacatgaaaacaaattaagctaagctaactaaATTCATACTAATGTATGAAACTTTATTTGATCATCAATAATAGATTAATACGAAAGGCATAAAGTTAGCATTTAAAACTCATGACTCAGTAGATCCAAAAATGGCTGAATTTCATGTTTCCAGGAAGAAACATAACATATACAAGCTAATTTAGGGAGCAATGGTGGCAGAGGAGTTAAAAGCCCGCCCTGTAATCAAAAGGTTGAAGGTTTGAGCCCTGCTCAGTCTGTcacagtcgttgtgtccttgggcaagacacttcaccctccATGCCAGGTGGTGGTAGTGGGAGGGATAGGTGGCATCTGTGTACAGCAGCCTTGCTTCAATCAGTGAGTCCCAGGACAGTTGTGTCCACATTGTAGCTAATCACcagcagtgtgtgaatgtgtgtgggtgaatgactggttTTGTTGTGAAGTGTCTTGGGGGGGTTGTAGAACCCTAGAAGGTGCTATATCAAATACAGGCCATTCACCATTTTAATGTAGGTATGCTATTGACTTGGGTGCTTTATGCGTAATGTTATCATTTCACAATTTCAAAATTAGCATTTGTTGAAACTAAGGGAATGTGTGTCAAAAtccaaacaaacattagcagctTACCATCTTCAAAGTCACTCTTCAAGCAGATGAAAACAGTGATTCTTTGATAAGGCTTGCCAACTTCAGCCTTATAAGCCTCAAGTGTAAATGGTCTTTGTGTTCCAGGGACAGTAATGACCTCAGTGCCATCCGGATACAGAAGAAGGAAAGGTCCATCTTTTAGATCTTTGTTAAagtccttcatttttttaacagcttGATTGAGCAGACCTGTGGCAGTAGCGTCAGGGTCTGTTGTTAGGAAAATAGTTTTTCCACGGTATGGCTTCAAACCACCCTTTTTAATGGTCATCAAGCCGACATTTATCTGTAAGGAAAAAGACATGAACAATGGGCCAAGTAGATACTAATATGACTCTAAGCAGATCTATTCAAACTTGAATATTTATTAACTGCAAAAGAGGGATCTTCCTGACAACCTAAATGTACAATTACTCATAAACAATTGTTCTTATTCTGGATAGCTTTACTACACTGAACATTTTTTACACAACTCCCCTAAGGAATAACAAAAGAATGTCATTAGAAAATTAACCTCAACTTGTTTTCAGACAGAGCTAGCCAAACTACCTgaacctttcttttttcctttttctttaagcCCTTCCTCCCTTCAGAAAACTTTTGCCtctcttcatttttcttttttctgtattcTAAGAAGGTGCTGAAGGTTGGAGTCGGGCAGTTTGAGGTAGTCTGTGATGCTAAagggaaacaaaggaaaaatgtactacaatgtcacacattaaagacattcattcaTGTGACATTCCATTGTCCACACAACACGCAAATAAGGACAACACTGAATAATCTCACTAGAAAATTTCTACCAAGGAATGACAATGTAACTGATACTATTGACCAATACAATTCTACACCACTAAGTTTTAATGTATAGACACATAATAGTGTTAGTTCCTAAAGTTAACCAAACATAATAAATGAACTAATTTATTATCGTTTCAGTTGTGGAAATGCTCAGAGGACTGTTCCACGAAGCAAGCTAATCCCAAAAGCCAGGCTCACTCTGAAAATCCAGGCTCGATTGCCCCAAATTCGGTTCCAGGAACCAGGCTAACCTGCAGTCTTTCTGCTCATTCATTATGCAATATGCTTGTGGACAAGTCTGGTCCGTGGCACCCTAGCTGCGAGGTTTGTTAACACTAGAACTGCCCTCAGACCTTCACTACTAGAAAGGTCTTGAGCAGTCATTTTGACAGCTGCGTGCATTTTCAAATGAGCCTCGATTTTCTGAGCTCGCTTAGTGGAACAGCCCTCTGGTCTGCTATGGTCTGGAAACAGCTAACGCTAGgctaataaatcaataaataacaaacattttattatgCTTATTAACTTACTCAATGGGAGTGAAGTATCTCCGATGCAAGATGCGTGATAAAGCCTCTCGCCACAGCCGCTGCAAAAGTTTGGTGACTCCTCAACCAGCTTTTTCCCATAGCTAGGACAAAACATTCCGCCGTTTTTCAAACGAAATGCGCTACAGGCAGAGTAACTTCCGGTTCCAAAGACGAACAGCGCGGAcatccaatcagtgatgtcTCCTGTTGCCGACTGGTACCTACCCTTTCCGGTTTTCTTAATGTAATTGTGCttctcaatttgtttttgtgattcttcttttgttttcgtgcatcttaattttattttgtgcttctcaatttgtttttgtgattcttcttttgtttttgcacttttcaatttgttgttgcgtttagtgaatttgtttttgcgcttttcaatttgtttttgcgtttagtgaatttgttgttgcgcttttcaatttgtttttgcgcttttcaatttgtttttgcgtttagtgaatttgttgttgcacttagtgaatttgttgttgcgcttttcaatttgtttttgcgcttttcaatttgtttttgcgcttttcaatttgtttttgcgcttttcaatttgttttgcgtttttcaatttgtttttgcgtttagtgaatttgtttttgcgcttttcaatttgtttttgcgtttagtgaatttgtttttgcgcttttcaatttgttgttgcgcttttcaatttgttgtgcgttttgtgatttgtttttgcgcttatcaatttgtttttgcgtttagtgaatttgtttttgcgcttttcaatttgtttttgcgtttagtgaatttgtttttgcgcttttcaatttgttgtgcgttttgtgatttgtttttgtggtttgcacttcagggccaccgtactaAACAGCAGGCACAGATATGCAGAAATGGAAAGGTGTTTGATTTGATTATGTAAACAATGAGAAGAAGTAATTTTTAAGTGTGTTGTGACTGATAAATACTTAAGTTCAACTAAAGTTCAATAACAGGTGTTAAAAAGAGGCACAGATAAAATGAGTactcagaaataaaaaaatacattgaatGATGAAGGGGGAATGATATATTTCTGTTTGAGATTATAAGAAATgatgaaatgatgaaatgaTGAAATGCATTTGTGCGGAGAACGGAGCTCAAATCAGATTATTTCACATCACATTAAGTGATTGGATGATTGTTAACATCGGATGTTGTTTGTACGAGTGGATTCATAAAAACCTCTGCAGGTAATGATTATTCGCAGTTTCCCCGGGGCATCGTTAAAGTGAGCAGAAGACTGGAAGACTCTGGTTCACATAGTTGATTTTTTTATACCCACTagagatacattttttttttacttttctttaaacTCTTACATTTTGAATGTGAATATTATTAACTGATTGAGCTGTTCCGTTTCTGCAAATAAAGTTAATTTTGTGGACTTTCCAATTTTTTTGACGTAAAGGTCGAACTTGGGCATGAGTATTAACATCTACATTTTTAAGGTTCTTACAGGTTATTCTAGTGTTTTAAAACTAACAGATCCCTGGGGTCTGTTTTCCAGGTCACTTAAGTAAATCTTAGCAAATTTCTTAGCAAGTGCCAATGATCGTTAGAGAGGAGCTACAGTTAATGAATGTGGCTTTACTCAGGGTAGCTAGTAAAGGATGCAGTTCGCTAAATGATTGTGAACTGTGGGGAGGCATTCAGACGGAGGTAGTGAGTGCTGAGACATAAATAAAATCTGTTAACCTATCTGTGGTAATACCCCTGAGATCAGAGATTCTGATCCTTTCAACTAGAAAGCCAATTTTATGACTGTGCTGCAGTTTCTTTTGGCTAGAACTGGACGATGAACCACCAGGTGGTGCAGttgtacatttttatatttgtgttaCATTTTGGGATATTTAGGCAGCATCATGGAGAGTTAAATCTTTGGTTTCACCACATCTTAAATAAACATGATTTTTGGAGGCCAAGTCTTTGGAAAGAAGCCAGTTTGAGATAATCTGAGCTTGGTGAAATGACccttctgaaaacagctgatggAAACAATGCAAACTGTAATCATGAATGCACAGAAATGCTGTGGTATATAAATAATCCTCAGATGCCAACAAAGGGAGGGAAGTGTGCCAGACAACATTCTTCATACTATCACACCATCTACTTGAGTTGTTAGAACAAGGTAGAAGTGACAGTCGTTTACCACGTCTTGAAGATATCCTCAGTTGAGGTCAGAAGCGCTCCGTCTTCACTGGACTCAGTGCAAAACGAGATACAGACTAttaaaataatagaaaacaaagaaacatttcaCAAAGAGTGAAAATAATATCACAACCAAAACCTTCATCTTGTGAATGTTGCTACCTGTAAACTTCATGTATCCAGTGGTTTATACAGTATGAACATCACATTTAATTTTACTTTGTGTATGTTCATTTTTATTGCCATATTTAGAATAACCTTATATATTTTTAGATGATTTGTTATGTCTCCTACAGAAGTAAAGATTAAAAGATGGatttattcattatttcaaTACATACAGTGATAAGTAGGATGTATTCTAGATGTTGTGGTAAAAACTACAATTACAGAAAAAAGATTCTACATGCAGGGGCCACTTGATTAGGTACAACTGCACATTAAACTCATTGAAATGACCACATGAGAGATGATATTGCAAGTTAACTGCAAACAATGGCAGTAATTTTAGTCGTGCAATATCTCCAATCACTGTTTGCCTTTAGTTTCACTAGTGTGCATACAGATGTATTGTAGAATAATTTGGGGTTTAGATTCTTACACTCAGACACTAACAGACATTAACAGGGAAAgtgtcatggtctgggtgagtgctgttttttttttttttttttttccccacagagCTGGTGGTTACACCTCTGAGTGGAGTTGCTGCATTCCTGCCTTTTGGCAATGAAGGTGCTGATAGTTAATACCAGTGCTCACCACTACTCTTTGCCAGATCTTCAGCTAACCTCAGTTAGTGCAGACCATCATGCTTACTGAAACCTGTCATAGTGATATTCTCTGCTTACCTTATGTTTCTTTGCTCACAGTCATCCAGCCGAACTTTAAGCTCAAATTCCGACATCACTCACCTTCATTCTGATGCTGGTTGTTGTGGCTTTTCCACCTCAGCTCATGCTAGCTTCATCTACCTGCAGATCATCACTACCTGGAACCCTCATCCTCTCACCCGAGCCACTTACCCCTTCTGTGACAATAAGTAAGACATTTATAGTTCATGATTCATTCACCTGGTCTccactgaaacacattatgaACTTTGTCTCCTCTCATTGCAGTGATTCAGAAACTTCTGGTTTTGTTCCCCGGCCTGAAAACTCCTTTTTCCCTCACATCACAGAATCCCTGTGTTCATAGTTATTCTAGTGCCTTATGTTATTTGTTACAGTTCATGTTTTCTACTTGCATTCAAGTAAATCACACATCTCTCACAGGTCACGTCACACCATGGTTCACAGTTCACGTCGAGCCATCTCTATTACACTCTGTAAATAAAGTCTTGTAAATCCCATTCACCAGTGCCTCTGTGTGTGATCTGCATTTGAGTCAATTTGTCTGGTTCAGCTTTCGGACGTGACCGAAAACCGAAGGTAGCCAGTATGTAGTGATAGGCCAAGTGGAATGTGTAGCGCTCATTGTTATCATAAATGATCAATCACATAATTTGTATTCTATGCCATTTTTttcatgtcactgttataatgAAGTACTTTGTCATGTAGTTTTCATCAAtcatacattttttgttttttatttttgctttgttgtgtaGTGTCATCATGCTTTTGTGTTAGTTTGCCCTTTTTGTAGGGTGGCTACAGTGCGGCTTTCCCCTACAACCGACTCAGATGAAATTCTCTTCATGTGCACCAGTGACTGTAAAAAAACATGGACGACCTAATAGCTTCCAAAGATTGAAGCCAATCTATATCGCCACCCGGTGTCTCGCTGCAGCAAAGGTTAAAAACTCGCCTTCTTCATGATAGCAGATGGGAATGGGGCCAGACTAAAGTAAAAAATTCTCCTCAGATGAATTTTCCTAAAGATTTTTTCATTCATTATCAGCAGTTCTCATGATGCTGATTTGTCCTCAAGGGCTCTCCTTTATCATATGTTTGGTTCTAATTACTAGCATAATGCTGTTAAATTGGGCTGTGAGGCcagcagctgcagtcacagAGAAACTTGAGTCTCTCTGTTTGGGAATAGCAGATCGAGCGGGGACGCTGAGAGGAGGTCCAGTGTTTATGTTACAAAACCACGACCGACTGTTtcaacctgacagcctgaggtgttcttcagtaaactggactgaatatgtgcaaacagcagcatcttttctgtctcttgccacatctgtaaggACAGTAACACcaatttgtttgttgttttttaaaagcttccACTGCAGTAACCCCTCATTAATTATTAACTATGGATTAAAATAGCAAAGCCCAATATTTATGTGCTGAAACCAATTACAGCCATTTGGCAGCTTAAGTTCAAAGTTATGTTTAATTTTTCCActgatgatttgttttttttagaactgactctgtgtttatttatttatttattttactgagtCTTTATTAAATACTCAAAAAAACAGTCTATGAACGATACCTCATTAAGAATCATTCAAAGTTACATGTGCAGTACTCTGTACAGCTTACAGCCTTAGAGAGGAAGGACTTCAAGGATTAACCCTTTGAGGTTCACACCAAGAAAACTGCAATTTAAGAAATATTTCTTTGCATTGTTTATTCCTTTagaacaacagcaacaaagttgggtttttcctttaataagCACAGGTGCAGGTAATTAGTCTTTCTCTTGTGTGAACCTGGAGCTGTGCGAATGCCTCGTGTGCTCTGTGCTATTTGGCATCTTTTACTTTTCTATGACAGCTGTATGTGGGTCCCATAGCCTTCTATTGGAGCCGTAGGTCACAGAAAATGTTCCGCTTGCGTTTTGGTAATTTGGTAGAGGTTTAAAGTTATTTGTGCCCCTGTAGGaagaaaatattgttttattccTGCGGAGAAACTTGTAGTGGACTCCGCCTCCACTTGCCGATACTTATTAGGGTGTGACCCTAACCCTAGATATGAAGCAAGGTGGGAGGGATATTCCTGCTGAGGTCAGCTGTTCAGTGTAAGTGATGTCCTGCTTTAATTTAGAGATTGCCGAGCTGCTGCTTTGCCTGGGTGGATTTCTGGCTGCTGGGCCGAGGTCCTTATACACTGGTggctattttcatttgtttttaaattggttCAACTAGACAGGAGCTGAAGGCTATTATggagtagatgacctgctccacctcctgagcTATAGTCACCTCAGTAGTGTTGCTAGCAGAAGTTGAAGTAAATTATGtagaaatattcatattcattcattttcttttctactCACAAAAAGCATGAATTCAGTCTCCTTGTTATTAAGGGTCAATTTATTGATATCAAACCACATCTTAAAAATTTCCAGTTCATTTTCAGTTCAAGAGATTCTTTACATTTTATGTCCACAACACAATAAATTTGTATCTTCTGTATAAACAACACAGTTTTCCATTTTCCAACCAGGAACAGGCGACACATCTTATTCCATATCTCTCTAGTTTCCTGAATAACTGATATGATCTACTGTATGAAAAGCTTTCTGTAGGTCAAGATAAAAACCATCAGAGAATTcatcattttattgattttaaaagaCTATGAAACTTAGATTCACTCTCATCAACACAGCGTCAAAGCAGTTTGAGAATTATTCACAACGTTTAATCTTTCAGTTAATTTCTGCCACAAACTCCCATCGATCTTACTGAGTTCACGAGACATCACACACTGGACTGACTGAGAGACATGAACTACTTTTTGTGCAGGTTTTATTgtattaaaacaatattttcttctctgtaaaggaagtaaataaacaacagaaaGGAAGAGAAATCCTGCCAATTCAGAAAATATAACAAACTACATAATATGTAGTTTGTTCTATTTAAACTACATGAGACTGGCCCCCAATAAAATCCAAATCTTtaagaaataaaactaaataaagttCCAGTGTTATTGTTGTTTAAGCAATGAAAAACCTTGAGGCCCTAAAACTGTTGAATTATTGCTTGATTATGTTTATGATCATTACTTCCTTTACTTACTTTGGGGTCCAGTGGAAACTGTTTTGAAATAAATTTCTCACATGTCACTCTGATCTGTTCACAAAGACTCAACAGAGAAAAAGTGTTGCATTGATTTGAATACAGTTTCAGGTAAATTTACAGGTAACTACAGACAATCAATCATAAGATGTCAAACTCGCAGCCATAAAGTGATCTCTgtgcagagaagaaacagcacaaCAGTGAGCTCTCAACAGCAAAGagagacaagaacaaaaaaCTGGAAGCTCAAAGGTCTATTTGACTTTAATCAACTCTGCAGTGGCTCCAAGTCCACAAAGATAaagtccagcatagagcggctgagtgaatgtggtctggactctgtggaggagagtcatggtttcagagacgctgtagaaagacagaatacctgctctgtgatccaggtacactcctactctggaggacCGAGGACCTGAGAGGGGAGTTTGGACTTTGTTGTGAGAAAATTGAAAACTGTTTGTGTAACAATGTAATGCCCAAGATTTGTCATTGTATCCAAATGCACATTCACTGATACTCCCTGCTCTGCTGATATTCTTGTATGTGACTGCTACACAAACTCTccctctccactccacctcccagtaacaacgtccagtcagactctctctactcaggatctgaagccatccagtgaatctgtctggatgatcagaataAAACTGTTGTTGATTCAGAAATCTTGCTTTTCTGTTCCCCTCAGATAATAACAAAAgtctgtgtgctgtgtttggatccagtgtgatttcatgtgaatattttaagaatgcagctctggtctttggctctggtggtgacagtaaaacatcctcttcagtgactgtcagtgagatgtttgtccattcctctctcagaatgtcctgtagtttatctctagtctctgacacagctgctgtcacatcctcaaagtagctcagaggacgaatattgatgctggatgagtgtgtagactcactgagtgctgacagtgaggggtagttgtgtagaaactggttgtgatcctctgtgtgtgagagctgctccagctcgctgtctttcctcttcagctcagcgatctcctgctccagcttctcctgaagctctttgactcgactcacttcagtttcctgctgggatctgacctgctgcttcacatcagagcttcttttctggatgagacggatcagctcagtgaacatcttctcactgtcctccactgctttatcagcagagccattgatggcctccacctcctgttgaagcagcttcacatctttctctcgctcctggattctctgctggatgtttagtCGTCTCACCTCGAgctccttctgcttctcagtcctttctgctgcagctgggactgtttcatggcctttatgttcatccattgtgcagagataacagatactctgctgatcagtacgacagaaaatcttcatcacctcatcatgacgagggcagatgttctcctggagcttcttggagggggccaccagcttgtgtttttCAAAGGCAGGAGACTCAAAATGAAGCTGAATGTGTTTCTCACAGTAGGAGATCAGACACACCAGACAGGACTTGATGGCTTTCAGCTTCCtcccagtgcagacatcacaggccacatcttcaggtccagcatagcagtgatcagctggagcagcttggagtccagtcttcttcagctgctccactaAAGCTGCTAACACGATGTTTTTCTCCAGGACAGGCCTCGGTGTGAAAGTCTTcctgcactgagggcagctgtggattcccttcctgtcctcttcatcccagaaacttttaacacagttcatgcagtagctgtgtccacaggcTGTAGTCACCGGATCCTTCAGTAGATCAAAACAGATGGAACAAGAAATAGTTTCTCGGTCCAGCTGAACTCCTTTCTGTGCCATTTCTCCTCTCAGTTTCTCTTTGGCAGAAACGAAAGCATTCTGACCTCTGATGTCATAACATACTTTTCTGTAGTGAATGAAGCCTGTCGGCTCTGAAACGTTACAACATGTTTGTTATACCCATCTTCAAACTGCAGATCTAAAGGGGAGGGAACAAGGAAATACATTTACAGTGTTTCAGGAAGAAGAGGGAGGAGTTATCAGGATTTGACACAGTCCAGGAAGTGGAGCAGTTTGACGTAGACGCTGTTTGTTTAACACTTTGAACACGAACAAAGGAGGCGGatcagtttttacatttataatataTGAATGACAAGTAAATAAAAAGCTGTCACAGCATGGCACATATTATACCAtgaattgtttttcatttttaaaatgttcacattcagACACAAAAATCATTGAAATATTTCACAGTTATTAATCCTTCAAATATGAGACATTTGGCTTTCAGACACAGAGCCAGTGTCTTTATCTTTACTGCaagtatttttgtgttttacgcAGTTGAATATCAAGTTAAATGTGctgcaaaatgtgaacatttacaGAATAAAAAAGTCAGACTGTGTAgaacagtgttttctttttcattcataAAATGTTTTCACATTCTTGTCTTTTAAACTCGcagatacagaaaaaaatatttgcaaacaACTGATATTTACACAGCACAGTAATGAAGGGCACAGTACAGGTTTTACAGTCTTTTTAATCTGTGAGTGTGCATAGGTTTGCTCTGAAGATGAAATAAACAACAAGAAATAACATTTAGATTCATGTCACGTCTGTAGGTTTATATAACAGTTATAATTACTTAAACTAAAACTCGTACACATATTTCTGTGTTAAACTAAGTAGATCCTAACTCTGATGTTACAGCGttcacaaagacaaacacagtcCAACAGCACCATCTACTGACTACACAGGTTTACAGCAGCGTGATCATGTGACTCTACATCTGCACAAACATGAGTATCAAGCTGGAAACTGTCTGTATCAGTGTTTCCATTCTGAAAGACGTGGAGAggttttacaaaataaaatacagatgaaataaaataaactaataaatCATCACACTTTTAGattcaaatatttaattaattaagcaATTCCAGATTCCCAACTTATGTGGACAACATAAAGTCTATTGATCTATTTTAATGACACAGTAAGTATGTTATATTACTGTGAACATTTAGAGTCATCAATATTTGAAGACATgattaaagacaaaaataaatcaataaaactgtgtcCACAAGCACAAAAAGCTGAatttattaaaggaaaaatcaTCATTGAACctcttttaaatgtaaaaatgctgcagatGTTTGCTAAAAATAGATCCACAATGACTCCATCCCTGCATCTGTTTCCATCATGGTaataattaaagcaaaaataatgatgatacagttaacaataaaaaacaataaaaacaaaacaaaaaacaataaaaacagaaatgctgCTCAAAACATAAACCTGTTTAACAGATGCTGATCAGTACGACAgaaaatcttcatcacctcatcatgacgagagcagatgttctcctggagcttcttggagggggccaccagcttgtgtttctttaatggagCTGCATCATAGTGAGGTTGgaggtgtttctcacagtaagaaattaaacagaataaacaggacttgatggctttcagcttcctcccagtgcagacatcaca
It includes:
- the LOC106097113 gene encoding tripartite motif-containing protein 16-like; protein product: MAQKGVQLDRETISCSICFDLLKDPVTTACGHSYCMNCVKSFWDEEDRKGIHSCPQCRKTFTPRPVLEKNIVLAALVEQLKKTGLQAAPADHCYAGPEDVACDVCTGRKLKAIKSCLVCLISYCEKHIQLHFESPAFEKHKLVAPSKKLQENICPRHDEVMKIFCRTDQQSICYLCTMDEHKGHETVPAAAERTEKQKELEVRRLNIQQRIQEREKDVKLLQQEVEAINGSADKAVEDSEKMFTELIRLIQKRSSDVKQQVRSQQETEVSRVKELQEKLEQEIAELKRKDSELEQLSHTEDHNQFLHNYPSLSALSESTHSSSINIRPLSYFEDVTAAVSETRDKLQDILREEWTNISLTVTEEDVLLSPPEPKTRAAFLKYSHEITLDPNTAHRLLLLSEGNRKARFLNQQQFYSDHPDRFTGWLQILSRESLTGRCYWEVEWRGRVCVAVTYKNISRAGSISECAFGYNDKSWALHCYTNSFQFSHNKVQTPLSGPRSSRVGVYLDHRAGILSFYSVSETMTLLHRVQTTFTQPLYAGLYLCGLGATAELIKVK